A region of Desulfolithobacter dissulfuricans DNA encodes the following proteins:
- a CDS encoding efflux RND transporter permease subunit, translating into MHIGKRMIQFSLDRPRVVTAIMVLMTLVLGALIVRVHVDTDPENMLSKDEFVRVFHDRTKKEFNLYDVVVLGMVNEKDPDGVFNPDSLNKIYTLSKFAATLADPKNSQRRVVARDIIAPDNVDNIVQAGLGQVRFEWLMPQPPATREEARKIRDAALDNPLLRGTLVSEDGKAIAIYLPITQKDFAHKVRKELLKKIAAFDQGDDRFYITGLPVAEDTFGKEMFIQMAISAPLAMVMIFLLMFVFFRKLQLIVSPMIIAMCTVISTMGLLIGTGNTLHIMSSMIPIFIMPIAVVDSIHILSEFFDEYQNQKDRRRTIEHVMDHLFSPMLYTSLTSAAGFASLAFTPIPPVQAFGIFVAIGIMLAWLLTILFIPAYVMMMKEESLENFGVTEPVDPASDRSLINRHLRWIGRMASGKPWLVIGFNIAVMLVGVIGITMIQVNDNPVKWFKKTHDIRVADKVLNSHFAGTYEAYLVLSGKDRELSVADAASWLTTHLRPKLAGIPDVEGRALEQIARSAEEVQTAAELADRLSDLWEDELDRVAADDDAGYDAWSAALDSLDALRNRDQIFKRPDVLNYIAALQQYLVDQGNVGKSNSVTDVVKKVHKELFEGDPGHYTVPDTVNGVAQALISFQNSHKPDDLWHLVTPDYKRANIWIQLRSGDNKDMEKVLVDVEDYFKTNPPPLELEHNWAGLTYINVVWQDKMVTGMLKSFLSSFAVVFIMMTILFRSAAWGLLAMIPLTFTIGVIYGVIGLIGKDYDMPVAVLSSLTLGLAVDFAIHFLQRSRMTMARLHDWKKTVQEMFEEPARAITRNTIVISVGFTPLLFAPLVPYQTVGIFLASIMFYSGLATMWMLPALLTVLQGWIFRKELKNS; encoded by the coding sequence ATGCATATCGGCAAACGGATGATACAGTTTTCCCTGGACAGACCCCGGGTGGTAACCGCCATCATGGTGCTCATGACCCTGGTACTCGGCGCCCTCATTGTCCGCGTTCATGTGGACACGGATCCGGAGAACATGCTCTCCAAGGACGAGTTTGTCCGTGTTTTCCATGACCGTACCAAAAAGGAGTTCAACCTCTATGACGTGGTCGTGCTCGGCATGGTCAATGAAAAGGATCCGGACGGCGTCTTCAATCCCGACAGCCTGAATAAGATCTATACCCTGAGCAAGTTTGCCGCGACCCTGGCCGATCCGAAAAATTCCCAGCGCCGGGTCGTGGCCCGGGACATCATTGCCCCGGACAACGTGGACAACATCGTCCAGGCAGGCCTTGGCCAAGTTCGCTTCGAATGGCTGATGCCCCAGCCGCCGGCCACCCGGGAAGAGGCCCGCAAAATCCGCGACGCCGCCCTGGACAACCCGCTCCTCAGGGGAACCCTGGTTTCAGAAGACGGCAAGGCCATCGCCATCTACCTGCCCATCACCCAGAAAGATTTCGCCCACAAGGTCCGCAAGGAGCTGCTGAAAAAAATCGCTGCGTTTGACCAGGGGGACGACCGGTTCTACATCACCGGGTTGCCGGTGGCCGAGGACACCTTTGGCAAGGAAATGTTTATCCAGATGGCCATTTCCGCGCCGCTGGCCATGGTGATGATCTTCCTGCTCATGTTTGTCTTCTTCCGCAAGCTGCAGCTCATCGTCTCGCCCATGATCATCGCCATGTGCACGGTGATTTCCACCATGGGGCTCCTGATCGGCACCGGTAACACCCTGCACATCATGAGCTCGATGATCCCGATCTTCATCATGCCCATTGCGGTGGTTGATTCCATCCATATCCTTTCTGAGTTCTTCGACGAATACCAGAACCAGAAGGACCGGCGCAGGACCATCGAACACGTGATGGACCACCTGTTCTCGCCCATGCTCTACACTTCGCTGACCTCGGCCGCAGGTTTCGCCTCCCTGGCCTTCACCCCCATACCGCCGGTCCAGGCCTTCGGCATCTTCGTCGCCATCGGCATCATGCTGGCCTGGCTCCTGACCATCCTCTTCATCCCGGCCTATGTGATGATGATGAAGGAGGAGAGCCTGGAGAACTTCGGGGTCACCGAACCGGTGGACCCGGCCAGCGACCGGTCGCTCATCAACCGTCACCTGCGCTGGATCGGTCGGATGGCCTCGGGCAAACCCTGGCTGGTCATCGGCTTCAATATCGCGGTCATGCTGGTGGGCGTGATCGGCATCACCATGATCCAGGTCAACGACAACCCGGTCAAATGGTTCAAGAAGACCCACGACATCCGGGTGGCCGACAAGGTGCTGAACTCCCATTTCGCCGGCACCTACGAAGCCTACCTGGTGCTCTCCGGCAAGGACCGGGAACTCTCTGTGGCCGACGCGGCCTCCTGGCTCACCACCCACCTCCGGCCTAAACTTGCCGGGATTCCGGACGTCGAGGGCCGGGCCCTGGAGCAGATAGCCCGGAGCGCGGAAGAGGTACAGACCGCCGCCGAACTGGCCGACCGCCTCAGCGACCTGTGGGAGGATGAACTGGACCGGGTGGCTGCGGACGACGACGCGGGCTATGACGCATGGTCCGCCGCCCTGGACAGCCTGGACGCCCTGCGCAACCGGGACCAGATATTCAAACGTCCGGATGTGCTCAACTATATTGCAGCACTCCAGCAGTACCTGGTGGACCAGGGCAATGTAGGCAAATCCAATTCCGTGACCGATGTAGTCAAAAAGGTCCACAAGGAGCTCTTCGAGGGGGATCCGGGCCATTACACTGTTCCCGACACGGTCAACGGCGTGGCCCAGGCCCTGATCTCGTTCCAGAACAGTCACAAGCCCGATGATCTCTGGCACCTGGTGACCCCGGACTACAAACGGGCCAACATCTGGATCCAGCTCCGTTCCGGAGACAACAAGGACATGGAAAAGGTGCTGGTGGACGTGGAGGACTACTTCAAAACCAATCCCCCGCCCCTGGAACTGGAACATAACTGGGCCGGTCTGACCTATATCAACGTGGTCTGGCAGGACAAGATGGTCACCGGCATGCTCAAGTCGTTCCTGTCGAGTTTCGCCGTGGTCTTCATCATGATGACCATCCTGTTCCGTTCCGCGGCCTGGGGGCTTTTGGCCATGATTCCCCTGACCTTTACCATCGGGGTCATCTACGGGGTCATCGGCCTTATCGGCAAGGATTATGACATGCCGGTGGCGGTGCTTTCGTCCCTGACCCTGGGACTGGCGGTGGACTTCGCCATTCACTTCCTCCAGCGGTCCAGGATGACCATGGCGCGGCTGCATGACTGGAAGAAGACGGTTCAGGAGATGTTCGAGGAACCGGCCCGGGCCATCACCCGGAACACCATCGTCATTTCCGTGGGCTTCACGCCGCTGCTGTTCGCGCCCCTGGTCCCGTACCAGACAGTGGGCATCTTCCTGGCCTCCATCATGTTCTATTCCGGCCTGGCCACCATGTGGATGCTGCCGGCCCTGCTCACCGTGCTGCAGGGATGGATTTTCCGCAAGGAACTCAAAAACTCCTGA
- a CDS encoding heavy metal translocating P-type ATPase encodes MVESQETTEIMEKTREPDMHLFSVAGMSCSHCRQSVETAAKSVPGVRRAEVDLEKGSLLVLGGDPGEVARTVSAAGYEAHPLKEMGEPASGPSSLSGNGSARSAAREYEILVSDMACAACVAKVEQAVRSVPGVREVAVNLVEKKVFVQGGNLDEVLQVIREHGYAAEPAGGDAILATGTGKADDDGSYEIEVRDITCAACVAKVEAAARSVPGVSGVSVNLVEKRARVTGGDPGAVVQAIRDQGYEAALAARSGPDTFFLLPADPARRDAARQLVLDRDPGAEVEVGEQGLRIRTTLHPADLLILLEDNGIQARIEEELEDPYAREARETRREISRSWQRALVAALVGFGLMAGKMSGLFPPVRDNQLFWGGMALVCLATMYFSGRRYYVSAWKQARHRSANMDTLVALGTAAAWIASVIIIINPDFIPGRESHLYLDASVMILAFLQFGHALEIRAKRTTSETIRSLVGLRAKDAAVVRGEREKIVPVSLLGPGDLIRVRPGEKIPIDGELVEGRSTVDESMLTGEPLPVQKGVGDPVTGGTMNRSGSFVLRVTRPGDETTLAHIITMVRRAQMSKPPIGRLADRVSSVFVPVVIVLAILTFLVWLAVAPDPRLAYALTTGIAVLVIACPCALGLATPIAIMVGTSRAAELGVLIRNSDGLQSAATLTHLVVDKTGTLTLGRPEVTDVFPVPGVARETILSLAASLEKGSEHPLAEAIIRAGEGEENQNAPVTNFSAVAGRGVQGEIQGRTCLLGSHLFMRDQDLPLPGDLEETARREAAAGGTPIWLAESRRVLGLLILRDPVREDSRGAVQALQKKGVTVVMCTGDNRVTAEAVARELGISEVHSEVMPADKLAVVEALQEQGYRVGMVGDGVNDAPALARADTGFAIGSGTDVAIDNADITLARDSLAQVWIAISISRATIRNIKQNLFGAFIYNVVGIPLAAGVFYPFTGWLLQPMFASAAMALSSVTVVTNANRLRFFRPDR; translated from the coding sequence ATGGTAGAAAGCCAGGAGACCACGGAGATTATGGAAAAGACCAGGGAACCCGACATGCACCTGTTTTCGGTGGCAGGCATGAGTTGCAGCCACTGCCGGCAGAGCGTGGAAACAGCGGCAAAGAGCGTGCCCGGCGTCCGTCGGGCCGAGGTCGATCTGGAAAAAGGCTCCCTGCTGGTCCTGGGCGGTGATCCCGGTGAGGTGGCCCGGACAGTCAGCGCGGCCGGCTACGAGGCCCATCCCCTGAAGGAAATGGGGGAACCGGCGTCTGGACCGTCTTCTCTTTCCGGTAACGGTTCTGCCCGGTCTGCGGCGCGGGAATACGAGATTCTTGTCTCGGATATGGCCTGTGCCGCCTGCGTGGCCAAGGTGGAGCAGGCGGTCCGCTCGGTCCCCGGAGTCCGGGAGGTGGCGGTCAATCTGGTGGAGAAAAAGGTTTTTGTTCAAGGCGGTAACCTCGATGAGGTGCTCCAGGTCATCCGTGAACACGGCTACGCGGCCGAACCGGCCGGGGGGGATGCCATCCTGGCCACCGGTACCGGGAAGGCAGACGATGATGGGAGCTATGAAATAGAGGTTCGGGATATAACCTGCGCCGCCTGTGTGGCCAAAGTGGAGGCGGCGGCCCGTTCGGTCCCGGGTGTGAGCGGGGTGAGCGTCAACCTGGTGGAAAAGCGGGCCCGGGTAACCGGTGGTGATCCCGGCGCCGTGGTCCAGGCAATCCGGGACCAGGGATATGAGGCGGCCCTGGCTGCCAGGTCTGGCCCAGACACTTTTTTTCTTCTTCCGGCCGATCCCGCCCGCCGGGATGCGGCCCGGCAACTGGTCCTGGACCGGGATCCCGGGGCCGAAGTGGAGGTCGGCGAACAGGGTCTCCGGATCCGTACCACCCTCCACCCGGCCGATCTCCTGATTCTGCTGGAGGATAATGGAATCCAGGCCCGGATCGAGGAGGAACTGGAAGACCCCTATGCCCGGGAGGCCCGGGAGACCCGGCGCGAGATCAGCCGCTCATGGCAGCGGGCCCTGGTGGCGGCCCTGGTGGGCTTTGGTCTCATGGCCGGCAAGATGAGCGGGCTTTTCCCCCCTGTCCGCGATAACCAGTTGTTCTGGGGTGGAATGGCCCTGGTCTGCCTGGCCACCATGTATTTCAGTGGCCGCCGGTACTATGTTTCGGCCTGGAAGCAGGCCCGCCACCGGAGCGCCAACATGGATACCCTGGTGGCCCTGGGTACGGCGGCCGCCTGGATTGCCTCGGTGATTATCATCATCAATCCGGATTTCATCCCCGGCCGCGAGAGTCATCTCTACCTGGACGCATCGGTGATGATACTCGCCTTTCTCCAGTTCGGCCATGCCCTGGAGATCCGGGCCAAGCGCACCACCAGCGAGACGATCCGTTCGCTGGTCGGGCTGCGGGCGAAAGATGCGGCCGTGGTGCGGGGTGAACGGGAAAAGATCGTGCCCGTATCCCTGCTTGGTCCCGGAGATCTGATCCGGGTGCGGCCCGGTGAAAAGATACCCATTGACGGCGAGCTGGTGGAGGGGCGGTCCACGGTGGACGAGTCCATGCTTACCGGTGAGCCGTTGCCGGTCCAGAAAGGGGTCGGCGATCCGGTGACCGGCGGGACCATGAACAGGTCCGGTTCCTTTGTCCTGCGGGTCACCCGACCGGGAGATGAGACCACACTGGCCCATATCATCACCATGGTCCGGCGGGCGCAGATGTCCAAACCGCCCATCGGCCGGCTGGCGGACCGGGTGTCATCGGTGTTCGTGCCGGTGGTGATCGTTCTTGCCATCCTCACCTTCCTGGTCTGGCTGGCCGTGGCTCCCGATCCCAGGCTGGCCTATGCCCTGACCACCGGTATCGCCGTCCTGGTCATTGCCTGTCCCTGTGCACTCGGTCTGGCCACGCCCATTGCCATCATGGTGGGAACCAGCCGGGCCGCCGAGCTGGGCGTACTTATCCGCAACTCCGACGGGTTGCAGAGCGCGGCCACGCTGACGCATCTGGTGGTGGACAAGACCGGGACCCTGACCCTGGGACGGCCCGAGGTCACCGATGTCTTCCCCGTGCCGGGGGTAGCCAGGGAAACCATTCTTTCCTTGGCCGCCAGCCTGGAAAAGGGATCCGAACATCCCCTGGCCGAGGCGATTATCCGGGCCGGAGAAGGGGAGGAGAACCAGAATGCGCCGGTTACGAACTTTTCAGCCGTTGCCGGTCGGGGAGTGCAGGGTGAGATCCAGGGAAGGACCTGTCTGCTCGGCAGCCACCTCTTCATGCGCGATCAGGACCTTCCCCTGCCTGGAGACCTGGAGGAAACAGCCCGCCGGGAGGCAGCGGCCGGGGGGACCCCCATATGGCTGGCCGAAAGCCGGCGGGTTCTCGGCCTGCTGATCCTGCGCGATCCTGTGCGGGAGGATTCCCGGGGCGCCGTCCAGGCGTTGCAGAAAAAGGGGGTTACGGTGGTGATGTGTACCGGCGATAACCGGGTCACCGCCGAGGCCGTGGCCCGGGAATTGGGTATCTCCGAGGTCCACAGCGAGGTGATGCCGGCCGATAAGCTGGCCGTGGTCGAGGCGCTCCAGGAGCAGGGCTACCGGGTGGGCATGGTTGGGGACGGGGTCAATGACGCCCCGGCACTGGCCCGGGCCGATACCGGGTTCGCCATCGGTTCGGGCACGGATGTGGCCATCGACAATGCCGATATCACCCTGGCTCGGGATTCCCTGGCCCAGGTCTGGATCGCCATCTCCATCTCCCGCGCCACCATCCGCAATATAAAGCAGAACCTCTTTGGCGCCTTTATCTATAATGTCGTGGGCATTCCGCTGGCTGCCGGAGTCTTCTATCCCTTCACCGGCTGGCTGCTCCAGCCCATGTTCGCCTCGGCCGCCATGGCCCTTTCCTCGGTGACCGTGGTCACCAATGCCAACCGGCTGCGTTTTTTCAGGCCAGATAGGTAA
- a CDS encoding YgaP family membrane protein, producing the protein MVVNDWVHVFAGFFILLSLALGVDASPLFVSKYWLWFTAFVGANLFQYGFTKFCPLAIILKKLGIPESRNC; encoded by the coding sequence ATGGTAGTCAACGACTGGGTTCACGTATTCGCCGGTTTTTTCATCCTCCTCAGCCTGGCGCTGGGTGTCGATGCAAGCCCGCTCTTTGTGAGCAAGTACTGGCTCTGGTTCACCGCTTTTGTAGGCGCCAACCTCTTCCAGTACGGCTTCACCAAGTTCTGTCCTCTGGCAATTATTCTTAAAAAACTCGGCATTCCGGAAAGCCGAAACTGCTAG
- a CDS encoding outer membrane lipoprotein-sorting protein produces the protein MQYALMLLTAFSLLLPPAGVRAGDLTDVEEIVNRANLAAYYAGDDGRAEVTMTITDSQGRVRKRQFVILRKDKQDGGEQFFYVYFKKPSDVRKMVFMVHKHIGRDDDRWLYLPALDLVKRIAASDKRTSFVGSNFLYEDVSGRGLEEDVHELVETTDRFYLVKNTPKDPDSVEFSEYTVWIDKQTFMPVKSEYLDKNGQKYRVVEALELRDIQGYPTVIRSRAADLVNGSETVAEFGRIKYNIGLKDRIFTERYLRRPPREVR, from the coding sequence ATGCAATACGCTCTCATGCTGCTCACCGCCTTCAGCCTGCTGCTACCCCCTGCCGGGGTACGGGCTGGCGACCTGACCGATGTGGAGGAAATCGTCAACCGGGCTAACCTGGCGGCCTATTATGCCGGCGACGACGGCCGGGCCGAGGTGACCATGACCATCACCGATTCCCAGGGCCGGGTGCGCAAGCGGCAATTTGTCATCCTGCGTAAAGACAAGCAGGACGGTGGAGAACAGTTTTTTTACGTCTACTTCAAAAAGCCAAGCGATGTGCGCAAGATGGTCTTCATGGTCCACAAGCACATCGGCCGCGATGATGACCGCTGGCTCTACCTGCCGGCCCTGGACCTGGTCAAGCGGATTGCCGCCTCGGACAAGCGGACCTCCTTTGTCGGTTCCAACTTCCTCTACGAGGATGTCTCGGGCCGGGGACTGGAGGAGGACGTCCACGAGCTGGTTGAAACAACAGACAGGTTCTACCTGGTAAAAAACACCCCGAAAGATCCGGACAGCGTGGAGTTTTCCGAGTACACGGTCTGGATCGATAAGCAGACCTTCATGCCGGTGAAAAGCGAATATCTGGATAAAAACGGACAGAAGTACCGGGTGGTGGAGGCCCTGGAACTCCGCGACATCCAGGGCTATCCCACAGTGATACGTTCACGGGCCGCCGACCTGGTCAATGGCAGCGAAACCGTGGCCGAGTTTGGCAGGATTAAATACAACATCGGCCTCAAGGACCGGATCTTCACCGAGCGCTACCTGCGCCGTCCGCCACGGGAGGTACGCTGA